Proteins found in one Alicyclobacillus cycloheptanicus genomic segment:
- the ndk gene encoding nucleoside-diphosphate kinase, translating to MEKTFVMVKPDGVQRGLIGEIVSRFERKGLKLVGAKLMSVSQQLAEQHYAEHKERPFFGELVQFITSSPVFAMVWEGENAVSVARTMMGKTNPAESAPGTIRGDFGLTIGMNIIHGSDSPESADREIALWFGNEALSYDKAVDVWVG from the coding sequence ATTGAAAAGACCTTCGTAATGGTGAAACCAGACGGCGTGCAGCGCGGGTTGATTGGTGAAATCGTATCCCGCTTTGAACGCAAGGGCTTGAAGCTGGTGGGCGCGAAATTGATGAGCGTCTCGCAGCAGCTGGCCGAGCAGCACTACGCCGAACACAAGGAGCGCCCGTTCTTTGGTGAACTCGTTCAGTTCATTACGTCTTCTCCCGTGTTTGCGATGGTGTGGGAAGGCGAAAACGCAGTTTCCGTCGCGCGGACGATGATGGGCAAGACCAATCCAGCAGAATCTGCACCGGGAACCATTCGCGGTGACTTTGGCCTGACCATCGGCATGAACATCATCCATGGCTCCGATTCTCCGGAGAGCGCCGACCGCGAGATCGCGCTCTGGTTCGGCAATGAAGCGTTGTCCTACGACAAAGCGGTCGACGTCTGGGTCGGCTGA
- a CDS encoding patatin-like phospholipase family protein has protein sequence MAETMPKVRPRIGIALSGGALKAAAHVGVLNALARMGVEADCVAGTSAGALIAAAYGYGLREGDFERLMRTFPGRKLLDYGFPVASALWSMCRSRILGHRRGAVPPLPNGLIRGRVLRKFVGEVLRNRSACMPCYIIATDLLSGKPIVFSNDSQAQARGLAAAIGDVAEAVTASCSLPGVMTPVQRPPWLLADGACRHYVPVRVLREVGCQKIIAVNLYQLDADWTPHSFVHVLSRSIDILLQETVDNDVDGGDLLVLTPNVGKMTWLSFDEIETALAAGERAVEEQRGEIEAFLREPSPLPRHHRAPRLRIQ, from the coding sequence GTGGCCGAGACCATGCCAAAGGTGCGTCCGCGCATCGGGATCGCGCTGAGCGGCGGCGCCCTGAAAGCGGCCGCACATGTGGGGGTGCTGAACGCCTTGGCGCGCATGGGGGTGGAAGCGGATTGTGTGGCGGGGACCAGCGCCGGGGCGCTGATTGCGGCCGCGTATGGGTATGGGCTGCGGGAAGGTGATTTTGAGCGGCTGATGCGAACGTTTCCTGGCCGCAAGCTGCTGGACTATGGATTTCCTGTGGCCTCCGCCCTCTGGTCCATGTGTCGGTCGCGCATCCTGGGCCACAGGCGCGGTGCCGTACCGCCGCTGCCCAACGGATTGATTCGCGGCCGCGTCCTTCGCAAGTTTGTGGGTGAGGTGCTGCGCAATCGGTCCGCCTGCATGCCCTGTTACATCATTGCCACCGACCTGCTCTCCGGAAAGCCGATTGTCTTCTCGAACGACTCGCAAGCGCAGGCGCGCGGCCTTGCCGCTGCGATTGGCGATGTGGCGGAAGCGGTCACGGCCAGCTGCTCCCTGCCGGGCGTCATGACGCCGGTGCAGCGGCCGCCTTGGCTACTCGCAGACGGCGCGTGCCGGCACTATGTGCCTGTGCGCGTGCTGCGGGAAGTGGGGTGTCAGAAAATCATTGCGGTGAACCTCTATCAGCTCGATGCGGACTGGACGCCGCACTCGTTTGTCCATGTGCTGTCGCGATCGATCGACATTCTGCTGCAGGAAACGGTCGATAACGATGTGGACGGCGGCGACTTGCTGGTGCTGACGCCCAACGTGGGGAAAATGACGTGGTTGTCGTTCGATGAGATTGAAACCGCGCTTGCGGCGGGTGAACGCGCCGTGGAAGAACAAAGAGGCGAGATTGAGGCGTTCCTGCGCGAGCCGAGCCCGCTTCCCCGGCATCACCGGGCGCCTCGGCTCCGCATCCAGTAA
- the moaA gene encoding GTP 3',8-cyclase MoaA, producing MPLDRLKRPLRDLRISVTDRCNFRCRYCMPREVFGPDFAFLPQHALLSFEEITRLVRVFASLGVEKIRLTGGEPLLRRDLDQLIAMIAETPGIEDIALTTNGSLLTRQRAADLKAAGLKRISISLDSLDDAVFMKMNDVHFPVAKVLAAIEAAAEAGLSPVKVNTVVKKGVNDDGVLDLAERFRHTGVIVRFIEFMDVGNSNGWRLDDVVPSETILSQISAKWPLVPVAPVRPGEVAKRYRYVDGGGEIGLISSVSQPFCGGCTRARLSSEGQLYTCLFGTAGFDLRALLRSDQTDEALAAAIRGVWEHRRDRYSELRSAATPRRPKVEMSHIGG from the coding sequence ATGCCGCTCGACAGACTCAAGCGACCACTTCGCGACTTGCGCATCTCAGTCACCGATCGCTGCAATTTTCGCTGCCGATACTGCATGCCGCGGGAAGTTTTTGGTCCGGACTTCGCTTTTTTGCCGCAACATGCGTTGTTAAGTTTTGAAGAAATCACCCGACTCGTTCGGGTGTTTGCGTCTCTTGGCGTGGAAAAAATCCGGCTCACCGGGGGAGAACCCCTGCTGCGCCGAGACCTCGACCAACTGATCGCGATGATTGCAGAGACACCTGGCATCGAGGATATCGCCTTGACCACCAACGGCTCCCTGCTGACGCGCCAGCGTGCGGCGGACCTGAAGGCGGCCGGCCTCAAACGTATCTCCATCAGCCTGGATTCCCTCGATGATGCTGTCTTCATGAAGATGAACGACGTTCACTTTCCAGTCGCCAAGGTGTTGGCCGCCATTGAGGCTGCGGCCGAAGCCGGGCTGTCGCCGGTGAAAGTGAACACCGTGGTGAAAAAGGGTGTCAACGACGATGGCGTCCTCGACCTGGCGGAACGCTTTCGGCATACCGGCGTGATTGTCCGGTTCATCGAGTTCATGGACGTCGGCAACAGCAACGGCTGGCGGCTCGACGATGTCGTCCCATCGGAAACCATTCTGTCGCAGATCAGCGCCAAATGGCCGCTGGTCCCGGTTGCACCGGTACGGCCGGGAGAGGTGGCCAAACGCTATCGGTACGTGGACGGCGGCGGCGAAATCGGCCTCATCTCCTCCGTGAGCCAACCGTTCTGCGGGGGGTGTACGCGCGCCCGCCTGTCGTCCGAGGGCCAGTTGTATACCTGCTTGTTTGGCACCGCGGGGTTCGACCTGCGTGCGCTTTTGCGGTCGGACCAAACGGACGAGGCACTGGCCGCGGCCATTCGCGGCGTTTGGGAGCATCGACGGGACAGATACTCCGAACTGCGCAGCGCGGCGACGCCCAGACGTCCGAAAGTCGAAATGTCGCATATTGGAGGCTGA
- a CDS encoding (2Fe-2S)-binding protein, with product MNEQTSPVAITVNGQTVTRQVEPRTLLVHFLRDALGLTGTHIGCDTSQCGACTVLLDGDAVKSCTVLAVQAEGRQVTTVEGLGDIAQLHPIQEGFWERHGLQCGYCTPGVMMAAVGLLQQNPNPTEEEVREGLEGVICRCTGYQNIVQAVLYAANRMREVQREAEVAAAAHAAEGGH from the coding sequence TTGAACGAACAGACTTCCCCAGTCGCCATCACGGTGAATGGTCAAACCGTCACGAGGCAAGTCGAGCCGCGAACACTGCTCGTCCATTTCCTGCGGGATGCGCTCGGACTCACGGGCACACACATCGGGTGTGACACCAGCCAATGCGGCGCCTGCACCGTCCTGTTGGACGGGGATGCCGTGAAGTCCTGTACGGTCCTCGCCGTCCAAGCGGAAGGCCGTCAGGTGACCACTGTAGAAGGCCTCGGCGACATCGCGCAGCTTCACCCCATTCAGGAGGGCTTTTGGGAACGTCACGGCCTGCAGTGCGGGTACTGCACCCCCGGGGTGATGATGGCCGCTGTCGGACTGCTGCAGCAAAATCCAAACCCCACGGAAGAAGAAGTCCGGGAAGGGCTTGAAGGGGTCATTTGCCGTTGCACGGGCTATCAGAATATTGTGCAGGCGGTCCTGTACGCCGCCAATCGCATGCGCGAGGTACAACGCGAAGCGGAAGTGGCCGCAGCGGCGCATGCCGCGGAAGGGGGGCACTGA
- a CDS encoding xanthine dehydrogenase family protein molybdopterin-binding subunit, producing the protein MATVLGMGNRVKRREDPRFITGRGQYTDDIQLPGMLYASILRSPYAHAKITHIDAEAARQLPGVVAVFTGRDLDGKLGLIPTAWLPPDSDIKTTAHPALAVDKVRYVGDGVALVVAESRYTARDAVDLIKVSYEPLPAVVNQEAAMADDAPLLHDDAPRNIAFHWKAGNATDEVFEQAEVVVRQRFHNQRLVPNPMEMRATVANYNPSTGEMTMWITSQNPHIHRFILSGVLGIPEHKLRIVSTDVGGGFGAKIPCYPDEALVGYAARALGRPVKWSEDRSEHFLATTHGRDQIEDVEIAGTRDGTITAIRVRAIANMGAYLSTAGPGVPTILFGLIVPGPYKIPYAGADVYGVFTNTTPTDAYRGAGRPEATYLLERMVDLFAAEIGMDPVAVREKNLVPADAFPYDNPMGLTYDSGNYQLALRRALDAADYPNLREEQRKLRAQGKYLGIGCTTYVEICGLGPSQVAGAVGFQGGLWESSTVRVHPTGKVTVYTGASPHGQGEETTFAQIVADKLHVPVEDVEVVHGDTARIAMGWGTYGSRTTPVGGSALAVAADRVIEKAKKIAAHMLEAAPEDIEFTEGQFRVKGMPSKTASFQDVTLQAYLAWNLPAGVEPALEGQAFYDPTNFTYSFGTHLCVVEVDGETGEVAIKRYIAVDDCGRVINPMIAEGQVHGGIVQGVGQALYEGAVYDEDGQLVTGSFMDYAMPKARFFPNFETSFTETPSPHNPLGVKGIGETGTIAATPTVVNAVMDALRPFGVRDIQMPLTPERVWRAMQQRGDAQ; encoded by the coding sequence ATGGCGACGGTGCTTGGCATGGGCAATCGCGTAAAACGACGCGAAGACCCCAGATTCATTACGGGCAGGGGCCAATACACGGACGACATCCAACTCCCGGGCATGCTCTACGCATCCATTCTCCGCAGTCCTTACGCCCACGCGAAAATCACACACATCGACGCGGAGGCAGCGCGCCAGCTCCCCGGCGTCGTCGCGGTGTTCACCGGGCGCGATCTCGATGGCAAACTGGGGCTCATCCCCACCGCGTGGCTGCCGCCTGACTCGGACATCAAGACCACCGCCCATCCCGCGCTGGCCGTCGACAAAGTCCGCTACGTCGGCGACGGGGTCGCGCTGGTTGTGGCGGAAAGCCGCTACACAGCCCGTGACGCAGTCGACCTCATCAAGGTGTCCTACGAACCCTTGCCTGCCGTGGTCAATCAGGAGGCGGCCATGGCCGACGACGCACCCCTCCTGCACGACGACGCCCCGCGCAACATCGCATTTCACTGGAAGGCGGGGAACGCGACCGACGAGGTGTTCGAACAGGCGGAAGTGGTCGTGCGCCAGCGGTTCCACAACCAGCGCTTGGTGCCCAACCCCATGGAGATGCGGGCCACGGTGGCGAACTACAACCCAAGCACGGGCGAGATGACGATGTGGATCACGTCGCAAAACCCGCACATCCACCGCTTCATCTTGTCGGGCGTCCTCGGCATTCCCGAACACAAACTCCGCATCGTGTCGACGGATGTGGGCGGCGGGTTCGGCGCGAAGATTCCCTGCTATCCGGACGAAGCCCTGGTGGGATATGCGGCGCGCGCGCTGGGACGGCCCGTGAAATGGAGCGAGGACCGCAGCGAGCACTTCCTGGCCACGACCCACGGGCGTGATCAAATCGAAGATGTGGAAATCGCCGGCACCCGGGACGGCACGATTACGGCGATTCGTGTCCGGGCCATCGCGAACATGGGGGCGTACCTGTCGACCGCCGGGCCTGGCGTGCCGACCATCCTGTTTGGACTGATTGTGCCGGGGCCTTACAAAATCCCCTACGCGGGGGCGGACGTGTACGGGGTCTTCACCAATACCACGCCGACGGACGCCTACCGCGGTGCGGGCCGCCCGGAAGCGACGTATTTGCTGGAACGGATGGTGGACCTGTTTGCGGCCGAAATCGGCATGGACCCGGTGGCGGTCCGTGAAAAAAATCTGGTGCCAGCCGACGCGTTTCCCTACGACAACCCGATGGGACTGACGTACGACAGCGGCAACTACCAATTGGCGCTGCGGCGTGCGCTGGATGCCGCAGACTACCCCAATCTGCGCGAGGAACAGCGGAAGCTGCGGGCGCAGGGAAAATACCTCGGAATTGGCTGTACGACGTACGTTGAAATCTGCGGTCTGGGGCCGTCGCAGGTGGCCGGCGCCGTCGGGTTCCAGGGGGGACTCTGGGAGAGTTCGACGGTACGGGTGCACCCGACGGGCAAAGTGACAGTGTACACCGGCGCCTCTCCGCACGGACAGGGAGAAGAGACCACCTTCGCCCAAATTGTCGCGGACAAACTGCACGTTCCCGTCGAAGACGTAGAAGTGGTCCACGGCGACACAGCGCGCATCGCCATGGGGTGGGGGACGTACGGCTCACGGACAACGCCGGTCGGCGGCAGTGCGCTGGCGGTGGCAGCGGACCGGGTGATTGAAAAGGCGAAAAAGATTGCGGCCCATATGCTCGAGGCGGCGCCGGAGGACATCGAATTTACGGAAGGACAGTTCCGCGTCAAGGGCATGCCGTCCAAAACGGCAAGTTTCCAGGATGTCACCTTGCAGGCGTACCTGGCCTGGAACCTTCCGGCAGGGGTTGAGCCCGCACTGGAAGGGCAAGCCTTTTACGACCCCACCAACTTCACCTACTCGTTTGGGACGCACCTGTGCGTCGTCGAAGTCGACGGCGAGACGGGTGAAGTCGCCATCAAGCGGTACATCGCGGTGGACGACTGCGGACGGGTCATCAACCCAATGATTGCGGAAGGACAGGTCCACGGCGGCATTGTGCAGGGCGTCGGACAGGCGTTGTATGAAGGCGCTGTGTACGACGAGGACGGCCAGCTCGTCACGGGCTCGTTCATGGACTACGCCATGCCGAAGGCACGGTTCTTCCCGAATTTTGAAACCTCGTTCACGGAAACGCCGTCTCCGCACAACCCGCTCGGCGTCAAAGGCATTGGCGAAACGGGCACCATCGCGGCCACCCCGACGGTGGTCAACGCCGTGATGGACGCGCTGCGGCCGTTCGGCGTCCGGGACATCCAGATGCCACTCACCCCAGAGCGGGTGTGGCGCGCCATGCAGCAAAGGGGGGATGCTCAATGA
- a CDS encoding FAD binding domain-containing protein codes for MIPAAFAYERAASVQDALRQLAGTEDAKLLAGGHSLLPLMKMRLANPAKLVDLSGLAELHGIQRDGDTLTIGALTTHARLASDRLIRETLPALAEAAGQIGDLQVRNRGTLGGNLAHADPASDLSAIALLYDAMLHVTTLSGEDTIAASDYFLGPLLTALPENGLITQVSFTIPPSGTVSVYEKYPHPASGYAVVGVAALGAVDDSGAVSSVRVAVTGAADVVYRATSVEAALLGQRPTEDAIRAAASHAADEGDISGDLFASEEYRRHLCQVYVARALRRVFHK; via the coding sequence ATGATTCCAGCCGCATTCGCCTATGAACGAGCCGCATCGGTGCAGGACGCCCTTCGGCAGCTCGCCGGTACAGAGGACGCGAAGCTGCTGGCCGGCGGGCACAGCCTGCTGCCGCTGATGAAAATGCGGCTCGCGAACCCTGCGAAGCTCGTCGACCTCTCCGGCCTGGCCGAACTCCACGGCATCCAGCGCGACGGCGACACCCTCACGATTGGTGCGCTGACCACGCACGCGAGACTGGCGTCCGACCGGCTCATCCGCGAGACGCTGCCCGCCTTGGCCGAGGCTGCCGGACAAATTGGTGACCTGCAGGTGCGCAACCGCGGCACCCTCGGCGGCAACCTGGCCCACGCCGACCCGGCGTCAGACTTGTCGGCCATTGCGCTGTTGTACGACGCGATGCTGCATGTGACGACGCTGTCGGGAGAGGACACCATCGCGGCCAGTGACTACTTCCTCGGGCCGCTGTTGACCGCGCTGCCGGAGAACGGACTGATTACGCAGGTGTCGTTCACCATCCCGCCCAGCGGCACGGTCAGCGTGTACGAAAAGTACCCCCATCCCGCGTCCGGCTACGCGGTGGTCGGCGTCGCCGCCTTGGGCGCAGTCGACGACAGCGGCGCGGTGTCGTCCGTGCGCGTCGCAGTGACAGGCGCTGCAGATGTCGTATACCGCGCGACGTCGGTGGAAGCGGCCCTCCTTGGGCAGCGGCCGACGGAGGACGCCATTCGGGCCGCCGCTTCCCATGCCGCGGACGAAGGCGACATCTCGGGCGACCTGTTTGCCTCCGAGGAATACCGCCGGCACCTGTGTCAGGTGTATGTCGCCCGCGCGCTGCGGCGCGTCTTCCACAAGTAA
- a CDS encoding AAA family ATPase, with product MPWRRLSAGSAGHNRPRADRKGERRLKNPFQDIDELESALAEQSYFADRALSTTLYLGLSLERPVFLEGEPGVGKTEVAKVLAKALGRPLIRLQCYEGIDRQSALYEWNYARQLMHIRLAEAARVGQTAPPEPARRTSRADAATAAASTGSGPEAPFDAQGTTGWTHQLEAELFSPRFLLPRPLLQAVRPEGPAPVLLIDEVDRSDEAFEAFLLELLAEYQVTIPEWGTVQAAEIPVVVLTSNRTREVHDALKRRCLYAWLDYPSFAKECEIVRHKVPGVDAALAGQICAFVARLRQETLFKVPGVAETIYWAQALDALQTRRLTAARIEETLGCLLKYRDDLMMLTQPARQGDAPMLHRLMAEAGVAAEAGMRGDAR from the coding sequence GTGCCCTGGCGGCGCCTGTCAGCAGGCTCTGCAGGGCACAATCGCCCTCGGGCGGACAGGAAAGGAGAACGCAGACTGAAAAACCCATTCCAGGACATCGACGAGCTCGAATCTGCACTGGCGGAACAATCCTATTTTGCCGATCGCGCCTTGTCCACGACGCTCTATCTCGGACTGTCCCTGGAGCGGCCCGTGTTTCTGGAAGGAGAGCCCGGCGTGGGGAAGACGGAAGTCGCCAAGGTGCTGGCGAAAGCCTTGGGGCGTCCGCTCATTCGCCTGCAGTGTTACGAAGGGATTGACCGTCAGAGCGCGCTCTATGAGTGGAACTACGCCCGGCAGCTGATGCACATTCGGCTGGCGGAAGCAGCCCGGGTGGGGCAGACAGCGCCGCCTGAACCTGCGCGCCGCACGAGCAGAGCTGACGCGGCCACTGCGGCCGCCTCAACGGGCAGCGGTCCCGAAGCACCGTTCGATGCCCAGGGGACGACCGGGTGGACACACCAACTCGAGGCGGAGTTGTTCAGCCCCCGGTTTCTGCTGCCGCGTCCGCTCCTGCAGGCCGTACGCCCGGAAGGCCCGGCGCCGGTGCTGCTGATTGACGAAGTGGACCGCAGCGATGAAGCCTTCGAGGCGTTCCTGCTCGAACTGCTCGCGGAGTACCAGGTGACGATTCCGGAGTGGGGCACCGTGCAGGCCGCCGAGATCCCGGTGGTGGTGCTCACCTCCAACCGTACACGCGAGGTCCACGACGCGCTCAAACGCCGATGCCTCTACGCCTGGCTCGACTACCCGAGCTTCGCCAAGGAGTGCGAAATCGTCCGGCACAAGGTGCCCGGCGTCGACGCGGCGCTGGCGGGCCAAATCTGCGCCTTCGTCGCACGGCTGCGGCAGGAGACGCTGTTCAAGGTGCCTGGGGTGGCGGAGACCATCTACTGGGCGCAGGCCCTCGACGCGCTGCAGACCCGGCGGCTCACCGCCGCGCGCATCGAAGAGACCCTGGGGTGCCTGCTCAAGTACCGCGACGACCTGATGATGCTGACGCAGCCCGCGCGGCAGGGAGACGCGCCCATGCTGCACAGGCTGATGGCGGAAGCCGGGGTGGCAGCGGAGGCAGGAATGCGGGGAGACGCGAGATGA
- a CDS encoding vWA domain-containing protein, producing MTPVDPRADASDGALDPLPLLPNLVAFLRGLRRLGFQVDADDEAAVFTAVQRIGVVRHSDVKYAIQAVVVRSRTQQGLFDTAWRQFLLLLTRPANHVLSDQTLLANVARLRQQTHLRPQILWLGGMEGSHPDDDAQEPEGPAVPLTVGTSREEVLRQTDFALLSADEQAEIGKLHAAVQPLLHISRRRRSTAQGAEIDLAQVVRNSVRDRDALTLPRLSRRHRERPVVLLCDVSGSMDPYSRLLLRFAYALMKRGISVETYVFSTRLTRITQALRLRDPDQALSEVAARTPDFSGGTRLDDALQAFFQSEAKQRLRQGAILLIASDGLDTGDPERLQTNLVRLRRLAHRLIWLNPAAAQPGFAPLARGASRLREAADDIIAVNSWGGLEAFWRTLQNTHRHRPVR from the coding sequence ATGACCCCCGTTGACCCTCGCGCAGACGCGTCGGACGGCGCGCTCGACCCTCTCCCGCTGCTGCCCAATCTGGTCGCGTTCCTGCGCGGCCTGCGGCGGCTCGGGTTCCAGGTGGACGCAGACGACGAGGCAGCCGTTTTCACCGCCGTCCAGCGGATTGGCGTCGTGCGCCACAGCGATGTCAAATATGCGATTCAGGCCGTGGTCGTTCGCAGCCGAACGCAGCAAGGCCTGTTCGACACCGCATGGCGCCAGTTTCTCCTCCTGCTCACGCGTCCCGCGAACCACGTGCTGTCTGACCAGACGCTCTTGGCCAACGTGGCGAGACTCCGGCAGCAAACGCATCTGCGGCCGCAGATTCTGTGGCTGGGCGGGATGGAGGGTTCGCATCCCGATGACGACGCACAGGAACCTGAGGGCCCTGCGGTTCCGCTGACCGTCGGGACGAGCCGCGAGGAAGTGCTGCGCCAGACCGATTTCGCCTTGCTCTCGGCAGATGAGCAAGCGGAGATTGGCAAACTGCACGCCGCCGTCCAGCCGCTGTTGCACATCAGCCGCCGGCGCCGAAGCACGGCGCAGGGTGCGGAGATTGACCTGGCACAGGTGGTGCGAAATTCTGTACGCGATCGCGATGCGCTGACGCTGCCGCGGCTCAGCCGGCGCCACCGGGAGCGCCCAGTGGTTCTGTTGTGTGACGTGAGCGGCTCGATGGACCCGTACAGCCGCTTGCTGCTCCGGTTTGCGTACGCACTGATGAAGCGGGGCATCTCTGTGGAGACCTACGTCTTCAGTACACGGCTGACGCGCATCACCCAGGCGCTGCGCCTGCGCGACCCCGACCAGGCCCTGTCAGAAGTCGCAGCCCGAACACCGGACTTCTCCGGCGGGACCCGGCTCGACGACGCGCTGCAGGCGTTCTTTCAAAGCGAGGCCAAACAGCGGCTGCGGCAGGGTGCCATCCTGCTGATTGCATCGGACGGCCTGGACACGGGCGACCCAGAACGGCTTCAGACGAATTTAGTGCGGCTGCGCCGCTTGGCGCACCGCTTGATTTGGCTCAATCCCGCTGCCGCGCAGCCGGGCTTTGCGCCGCTCGCCCGGGGTGCCAGCCGTTTGCGCGAAGCGGCGGATGACATCATTGCCGTCAACAGTTGGGGCGGTCTAGAGGCGTTTTGGCGCACGCTGCAGAACACGCACCGCCACCGACCCGTTCGGTAA
- a CDS encoding nucleotidyltransferase family protein yields the protein MQEETKHMDTPQPWILVLAAGQSRRMGKPKLLLPDETGSPLIVRVMNTVLHASRAASSKVCVVYDPAQPAVERSVSSALGSEKVDRVWNDQAHTGMASSLRAGIQHLQSLQAECAVVVLGDQPELSARVVEDVMRLYLRHQTHIVRTRYRGTPGHPVLFAQALFPELTQIEGDQGGRDILRRHLAETTWLDVDAPPLQDIDTPEDYDAFLRRSSIK from the coding sequence ATGCAGGAGGAGACGAAGCACATGGACACGCCGCAGCCGTGGATTTTGGTGCTGGCCGCAGGTCAGTCGCGTCGAATGGGGAAGCCGAAGCTGTTGCTGCCGGATGAAACCGGAAGCCCCCTCATTGTGCGTGTGATGAACACCGTCCTGCACGCCAGCCGCGCCGCCTCGAGCAAGGTGTGTGTCGTGTATGACCCGGCGCAGCCGGCGGTGGAACGATCGGTATCATCCGCACTTGGCTCCGAGAAGGTGGACCGCGTCTGGAACGACCAGGCACACACCGGCATGGCATCCTCCTTACGCGCAGGCATCCAGCATTTGCAGTCGCTGCAAGCCGAGTGCGCCGTTGTCGTCCTGGGTGACCAGCCGGAGTTGTCGGCGCGCGTGGTGGAAGATGTGATGCGCCTTTACCTGCGCCACCAGACGCACATCGTGCGCACCCGCTACCGCGGCACGCCCGGACACCCCGTGCTGTTCGCACAGGCACTTTTCCCCGAATTGACACAAATTGAGGGGGACCAGGGGGGACGCGACATCCTCCGCCGTCACCTGGCGGAAACGACCTGGCTGGACGTGGACGCGCCGCCGCTGCAGGACATCGATACGCCAGAGGACTACGATGCCTTTCTGCGCCGGTCATCCATTAAATAG
- the yhfH gene encoding protein YhfH — MDFYREETTEYSVNNFQEAKECVVCGAEIDEQHESILFECERCMNLHAE, encoded by the coding sequence ATGGATTTCTATCGGGAAGAAACAACAGAATACTCAGTCAACAACTTTCAAGAAGCCAAGGAGTGCGTTGTGTGCGGCGCCGAGATTGACGAGCAGCACGAATCCATCCTGTTCGAATGCGAACGCTGCATGAACCTGCACGCAGAGTGA
- a CDS encoding inorganic phosphate transporter: MLTSMVFAWAVALFFAMNIGASGTASSMGAAYGGGAIKRAWAALVLVGVAVFLGAVLGGGPVVKTLSQGLISPSVINIHVAIIILAAACVTLFSANLLGIPLSTSEVTVGAVLGVGIAYHSIHVWRVLFIAGVWIAMPFLAFVIAYVVGKFVLRAENRLKLETRPAWMRTLFTLFLIGAGCYEAFSAGMNNVANAVGPLVGAKLVSVHTGIWWGALFVALGAVVLGRRVLETNAKRITDLSLMQGSLVSLTSGTLVFVSSLYGLPVPLTQATTMAIFGIGVSKRGSSLWQQGIVKRILKIWIVSPVSALVVSYTMIEIFMSTDLYALIIVLSAVVMSVGYLSYFRQRGQKDAERQESARIDVVSMTSTSVPTGPFTGKNGNGDDPVA, encoded by the coding sequence ATGTTGACATCTATGGTTTTTGCTTGGGCAGTTGCGCTGTTTTTCGCAATGAATATTGGTGCCAGCGGCACGGCCTCCTCGATGGGCGCCGCGTACGGCGGCGGGGCCATCAAGCGTGCGTGGGCTGCTCTGGTGTTGGTCGGCGTGGCTGTGTTTCTTGGTGCGGTTCTTGGCGGCGGCCCGGTCGTCAAGACCTTAAGCCAGGGGCTCATCTCGCCCAGCGTGATCAACATCCATGTCGCCATCATCATTCTGGCCGCAGCATGCGTAACGCTCTTCTCCGCCAACCTGCTTGGCATCCCGTTGTCGACCAGTGAGGTCACCGTGGGCGCGGTCCTCGGCGTCGGCATCGCCTATCACTCGATTCACGTGTGGCGGGTGCTGTTCATCGCCGGTGTGTGGATCGCGATGCCCTTCCTCGCCTTTGTCATTGCCTACGTGGTGGGAAAGTTCGTATTGCGCGCCGAAAACCGGCTGAAGCTCGAAACGCGGCCGGCCTGGATGCGGACCTTGTTCACCCTGTTTCTGATTGGTGCGGGCTGCTATGAAGCGTTCTCGGCAGGGATGAACAACGTCGCGAATGCAGTGGGTCCGTTGGTTGGGGCAAAGCTGGTGAGTGTGCACACCGGCATCTGGTGGGGGGCGTTATTTGTTGCGCTTGGCGCTGTGGTGCTTGGGCGCCGCGTGCTGGAGACGAACGCGAAGCGCATCACGGACCTCTCCCTGATGCAAGGCAGTCTGGTCTCGCTGACCAGCGGGACGTTGGTGTTCGTCTCGTCCCTGTATGGACTGCCGGTGCCGCTGACACAGGCTACGACGATGGCGATTTTCGGTATTGGCGTGTCAAAGCGCGGTTCCTCCCTGTGGCAGCAAGGCATCGTCAAGCGGATTTTGAAAATCTGGATTGTGTCTCCAGTGTCGGCCCTGGTGGTGTCGTACACGATGATTGAGATTTTCATGAGTACGGACCTCTATGCGCTGATCATCGTGTTGAGTGCTGTGGTGATGTCGGTGGGTTATCTGAGCTACTTCCGGCAGCGCGGCCAAAAGGACGCAGAGCGGCAGGAATCCGCCCGCATTGATGTGGTCAGCATGACATCCACTTCTGTGCCGACAGGGCCGTTCACCGGAAAAAACGGAAACGGTGATGACCCTGTGGCATAA